Below is a genomic region from Campylobacter showae CSUNSWCD.
TGTAAATAAGAGAAATACTGTCTTAATTAGTGCAAAAACCACATTAAGAGAAAGATGGCAAGAAGTACCTGAAGAAATGGGAAGAACAGGTGCAAGAGAAATGTTTTTAGCAACTCTTGATACTTCTATTAGCTCTGATGTATTGAACACTCTATATGAGGCTAATATACAAGTTACAACAACAAAAAATATAAAAGAAACATATTATTCCGATAATGAAAGGGTATTAACCTTTGAAAAGTTGGTTGAAATATGTTTAGACAATGTTTCTCATTGGAAAAATTTCAACTACACAGTAGAACAAAATGAGCAAATGATAGAGCTTATCACTAAGCAAATTGAAAAACACCAAAATCATAAATTTGTAGAAGAATATTATGATGAGAGATTAAAAAACATAAAGAAGTAGACAAATTAGAATTTGTCGGTATATCATTAAATCGCATTTTTTCGATTAAACTATGGAATACAAAGGAGCAAATAATCATGAGCGAACAGAGAATCTATTGCATGGACCTTGTAAAAAAAGAGGATCCGGAAAAGGCTGTCAGAACACCGTTTTATCAGACAGAATCTACAGGCGGATCGGTCTGGGTTATCAAACCCGGTCAGACATTGCAAAAGCACTATCACCACAATTCCGACGATATATGGATCGTCCTTCAGGGAGAGGGAATATTCTACCCCCAGCCTAATGAAGAGGTTCCATTCAAGAAAGGCCATGTCATAGTATCGAAGAAAGACTCCTGCCACGGAGCAAAAAATACTGGAGATGAGGATATCATCTTTGTAAGTATAGTAGCACCTGTCCCTTCCGACTATGATCCTATAAACGAGTGACAGGAAAATAAAATTCCCGTTTGACAAAGGATTGTGATTATACTTGAGAAAGAAAAATGTTTATATAACATTGGGATACATAGCTGTATATCTGGTGATATATTGGTGAGAGCAACTTGATTGGTTGGCTATTTACTAATATTTCAACTGGTGAGCATAGTTATTTATATGGTTGGTTGCTCAGTAGTAATCTGTTTTGGTATGCACTTGCGATTTCTGCGCTTCCTTCTCTTTGGGGTAAGTTTAAGTTTTCGGCTGTTACTACGGCGGGATTTATTGTAGGTATTGTAGCAGGCATAATCGTTGAGAAATACAAGAAGTAAGTCAAATTTCAGTTTGTCGAGCTGAATAATACAGATTCAAGACGATAGAAAGTAAAACATCTATCGTCTTTTCTTATGAAAAAAACTTGAAAGGAGATGAAATTTATGGACAATAAAAACAGAATTAGAAAAAGTAAAAGAAAAGATTGAAAGCAAGTAAGAAGAAAAAAAATATGAAAAGAAACTATCTCAGCTTAAAAATCAGGAAAAGAAAATCAGAAAGCAAACGAGCCTTGAAGAAAGAAAAAAGCGAAACCATAGATTGATAGAGCGAGGAGCAATCTTAGAAAGTTTAATTGAGGGAGCAAGCGAGAAAAGTAATGAAGAAATAAAGGCTATTTTGCAAAGAGCATTTCAAAAAGACTAAGAAACGCAAGGACATAGTATAATTGTAATTCCCTTAGATTTTCTAAGGGCGCAATTATACACCCTTTAGGTGTCCTTGCGACCTGCGGTGCTTTTACCCTTGCGGGGAGCAAAGAAAAAAGCCGAAGCATTTTTCCGTATTAAAGGCAAAAGACAACTGAATATAATTCATTCGCTTTTTTATCATCAAGGGTAAAGCACATTCACTATCGCTCACCCTTGACAATAAAAATTTGAAACAGATAGCTTACATTAAGCCGACATACTGAAACAACAAAAGTCGGCTTTTTCTATTGTACCGTTTCAAAACGCTCATTCAGTTTATAGAAAAG
It encodes:
- a CDS encoding cupin domain-containing protein, giving the protein MSEQRIYCMDLVKKEDPEKAVRTPFYQTESTGGSVWVIKPGQTLQKHYHHNSDDIWIVLQGEGIFYPQPNEEVPFKKGHVIVSKKDSCHGAKNTGDEDIIFVSIVAPVPSDYDPINE